The proteins below are encoded in one region of Myxococcales bacterium:
- a CDS encoding heme A synthase → MTRSLTRHLALATAFIVWVLITWGGIVHSTGSSLACPDWPLCFSELFPEMKGHVAIEHGHRMLATLVGFLTIVLTVLLWTNRRSAKKKEQTQGFTLHRLGFFALFLVIFQGVLGGLTVIYHLPLLVSSAHLATSLLFLSIILWIAFESKGEQLKDSIKRDLSAPYAWSALAVLLIYLQMIVGALVRHTGSGMACGTDVILCDGQLWPAWAPARLHMLHRFTAVLVSLVVLISASNILWSLKKQPKIKALQRFAWMQFALLALQITLGISNVKYALNLHSVSAHLSVGTLLLANSVWIFLWLRALRQAATPSTIRPESFPMPHTAKVVS, encoded by the coding sequence ATGACCCGATCCCTTACACGCCATTTAGCACTAGCGACCGCATTTATCGTATGGGTACTTATTACCTGGGGTGGAATCGTTCACAGTACCGGCTCGTCCTTAGCCTGCCCCGACTGGCCTCTGTGCTTTAGTGAACTCTTCCCAGAAATGAAAGGCCACGTTGCGATTGAGCACGGACATCGCATGCTAGCGACCTTGGTGGGCTTTCTCACGATCGTTTTAACTGTCCTACTTTGGACAAATCGTCGTAGCGCTAAGAAAAAAGAGCAAACACAGGGATTCACTCTGCATCGTTTGGGATTTTTCGCGCTTTTCTTGGTGATTTTTCAAGGTGTTCTGGGCGGACTTACGGTCATCTACCACTTACCGCTCCTGGTATCCTCAGCTCATCTAGCCACCTCTCTTTTGTTTCTATCAATCATCTTGTGGATTGCCTTTGAAAGTAAGGGCGAGCAGCTTAAAGATAGCATCAAACGCGACCTTTCCGCTCCCTACGCCTGGTCTGCGCTTGCTGTCCTGCTTATCTATCTGCAGATGATAGTTGGCGCGTTGGTCCGCCACACCGGCTCTGGAATGGCCTGCGGCACCGATGTGATCTTATGCGATGGTCAACTTTGGCCTGCATGGGCACCCGCGCGTTTGCACATGCTTCATCGCTTTACAGCAGTTTTGGTCTCGCTTGTTGTGCTCATCTCAGCAAGCAATATCCTGTGGTCACTAAAAAAACAGCCTAAAATCAAAGCCCTACAACGCTTCGCATGGATGCAATTCGCACTGCTAGCGCTGCAAATCACCCTCGGAATAAGCAACGTCAAATACGCGCTCAACCTTCATTCCGTCTCAGCACACCTCTCTGTTGGCACGCTTTTATTGGCTAATTCCGTCTGGATATTTCTTTGGCTTAGGGCCTTGCGTCAGGCGGCTACGCCAAGCACAATCCGCCCAGAGTCTTTTCCAATGCCTCACACGGCAAAGGTGGTTAGTTAA
- the atpC gene encoding ATP synthase F1 subunit epsilon has protein sequence MNGLPTSLHLEVATPLGQALSLEVDYIEAPSVWGQFGVFPGHLPLLASLKIGIISYRQGGHVHRAAIGAGFAEAGPDRVRIITDRFSAQEEIDAKNVRTEHEKASLELKDLLAHSDSDPNKIEALEHDIAWCQARLDIGSN, from the coding sequence ATGAACGGACTTCCCACAAGCTTGCATCTGGAAGTTGCTACGCCGCTCGGCCAAGCACTATCGCTTGAGGTCGACTACATCGAAGCACCCAGCGTCTGGGGACAGTTTGGCGTTTTCCCGGGGCATTTACCTCTTTTGGCCTCTTTGAAGATTGGCATTATTAGCTACAGGCAAGGTGGTCATGTGCATCGCGCAGCAATTGGTGCCGGCTTTGCTGAGGCGGGTCCCGATCGCGTTCGTATCATCACCGACCGTTTCTCTGCTCAAGAAGAAATTGACGCCAAGAACGTGCGAACAGAACACGAAAAAGCCAGCTTGGAGCTAAAAGATTTGCTCGCTCATTCCGATAGCGACCCCAACAAGATCGAAGCGTTGGAACATGACATCGCATGGTGCCAAGCCAGGTTGGATATTGGATCGAACTAG
- the atpD gene encoding F0F1 ATP synthase subunit beta, producing MPDLAHGKIKQVVGPVVDVEFEAGKLPQILTALKVTNPSINDKEHNLVLEVSQHLGESTVRAIAMDATEGLVRGMLVTNTGSPIAMPVGKETLGRILNVVGEPVDGGGPVNATKYAPIHREPPKFVEQSTKVEMFETGIKVIDLLAPYRKGGKIGLFGGAGVGKTVLIMELINNVAKAHGGVSCFAGVGERTREGNDLFLEMSESKLESGEPVVSKTALVYGQMNEPPGARARVALSALTVAEHFRDEEGQDVLLFVDNIFRFTQAGSEVSALLGRIPSAVGYQPTLSTEMGALQERITSTTKGSITSVQAIYVPADDLTDPAPATTFAHLDATTVLSRQIAEMGIYPAVDPLDSTSTLLDPHVLGERHYRVAREVQQTLQKYKDLQDIIAILGMDELSEDDRMVVDRARKIQKFLSQPFFVAHQFTGLEGKYVPLEETLSAFEEILSGKLDDLPEQAFHLVGNIDEVRAKAERLTKSAN from the coding sequence ATGCCAGACTTAGCACACGGGAAAATTAAACAGGTTGTCGGCCCAGTGGTCGATGTTGAATTTGAAGCCGGAAAACTCCCTCAAATCCTGACCGCATTGAAGGTCACAAACCCTTCAATCAACGATAAAGAGCACAATCTCGTCTTGGAGGTTTCACAGCATCTGGGCGAAAGCACCGTTCGTGCGATCGCAATGGATGCAACTGAAGGCCTGGTTCGCGGCATGCTCGTCACAAACACAGGCAGCCCCATTGCCATGCCAGTTGGCAAAGAAACCTTGGGACGTATCCTCAATGTCGTGGGCGAACCCGTCGACGGTGGCGGTCCCGTCAATGCAACCAAGTATGCACCCATTCACCGTGAGCCACCTAAGTTTGTTGAGCAGAGCACCAAAGTTGAAATGTTCGAAACGGGCATCAAAGTTATCGATTTGCTTGCTCCTTATCGTAAGGGCGGAAAAATCGGTCTCTTCGGTGGTGCTGGCGTTGGTAAAACAGTACTTATCATGGAGCTCATCAACAACGTGGCTAAAGCACATGGCGGCGTCTCTTGCTTTGCCGGCGTTGGTGAACGTACCCGTGAAGGAAACGATCTCTTTTTGGAGATGAGTGAATCCAAGCTTGAAAGCGGTGAGCCCGTTGTTTCAAAAACCGCTCTCGTTTACGGCCAGATGAACGAGCCGCCTGGTGCGCGCGCCCGCGTTGCACTTAGTGCACTTACCGTCGCCGAGCACTTCCGGGATGAAGAAGGCCAGGACGTGCTTCTCTTCGTGGATAATATTTTCCGCTTCACCCAGGCCGGCTCCGAAGTCTCCGCGCTTCTCGGACGTATCCCAAGCGCAGTGGGCTACCAGCCAACCCTTTCAACGGAAATGGGCGCTCTGCAAGAGCGCATTACTTCAACCACCAAAGGTTCCATTACCTCAGTGCAAGCGATTTACGTGCCTGCGGACGATTTGACCGACCCTGCCCCTGCTACGACCTTTGCTCACTTGGATGCAACCACCGTGCTTAGTCGCCAGATTGCTGAAATGGGCATCTACCCTGCTGTGGATCCACTTGATTCAACCTCAACCCTGCTCGATCCTCATGTTCTTGGCGAACGACACTACAGAGTGGCGCGTGAAGTGCAGCAAACCCTGCAGAAGTACAAAGATCTCCAAGACATTATTGCAATCCTTGGTATGGACGAGCTTAGTGAAGACGATCGCATGGTGGTGGATCGCGCACGTAAGATTCAAAAATTCCTATCGCAACCCTTCTTCGTGGCTCATCAGTTCACCGGCCTAGAAGGAAAGTACGTTCCATTGGAGGAAACGCTTTCAGCTTTTGAAGAGATTCTCAGCGGCAAACTCGACGATCTTCCCGAGCAGGCCTTCCACTTGGTCGGCAACATCGATGAAGTTCGCGCCAAAGCAGAACGACTCACCAAATCGGCAAACTAA